One Lepus europaeus isolate LE1 chromosome 7, mLepTim1.pri, whole genome shotgun sequence DNA segment encodes these proteins:
- the KCNJ1 gene encoding ATP-sensitive inward rectifier potassium channel 1 codes for MLKHLRKWFVMHLFQQSRQRARLVSKDGRCNIEFGNVEAQSRLIFFVDIWTTVLDLKWRYKMTIFITAFLGSWFLFGLLWYVVAYVHKDLPEFHPSVNHTPCVENINGMTSAFLFSLETQVTIGYGFRCVTEKCATAIFLLISQSILGVIINSFMCGAILAKISRPKKRAKTITFSKNAVISKRGGKLCLLIRVANLRKSLLISSHIYGKLLKTTVTPEGETIILDQTNINFVVDAGNENLFFISPLTVYHIIDHNSPFFHMAAETLPQQDFELVVFLDGTVESTSATCQVRTSYVPEEVLWGYRFLPIVSKTKEGKYRVDFHNFSKTVEVETPHCAMCLYNEKDTRARIKRGYDNPNFILSEVNETDDTKM; via the coding sequence ATGCTCAAACACCTTCGGAAATGGTTTGTCATGCACCTTTTCCAGCAGTCTCGGCAAAGGGCAAGGCTGGTCTCCAAGGATGGACGGTGCAACATAGAGTTTGGCAATGTGGAGGCACAGTCAAGGCTCATATTCTTCGTGGACATCTGGACAACAGTGCTTGACCTCAAATGGAGATATAAAATGACAATTTTCATCACAGCCTTCTTGGGGAGTTGGTTCCTTTTTGGTCTTCTCTGGTACGTGGTGGCCTATGTGCACAAGGACCTCCCAGAATTCCATCCGTCTGTAAACCACACTCCCTGTGTGGAGAACATCAATGGCATGACCTCAGCATTTCTGTTTTCCCTGGAAACCCAAGTGACCATTGGATATGGATTCAGGTGTGTGACAGAAAAATGTGCCACGGCCATTTTTCTGCTTATCTCCCAGTCTATACTTGGGGTTATCATCAACTCTTTCATGTGTGGCGCCATCTTAGCCAAGATCTCCCGGCCCAAAAAACGTGCCAAGACCATTACATTCAGCAAGAACGCCGTGATCAGCAAGCGGGGTGGGAAGCTGTGCCTCTTAATCCGAGTAGCTAATCTGAGGAAGAGCCTGCTCATCAGCAGTCACATCTATGGGAAGCTTCTGAAGACCACAGTGACACCTGAAGGGGAGACCATCATTTTGGATCAGACCAATATCAACTTTGTAGTCGATGCCGGGAACGAGAATTTATTCTTCATCTCCCCACTGACAGTTTACCACATCATTGATCACAACAGCCCcttcttccacatggctgcagaaACCCTCCCCCAACAGGACTTTGAATTAGTGGTGTTTTTAGATGGCACGGTGGAATCCACCAGTGCTACCTGCCAGGTCCGGACATCCTATGTCCCAGAGGAGGTGCTTTGGGGATACCGTTTCCTTCCCATAGTGTCCAAGACCAAAGAGGGGAAATACCGAGTGGATTTCCATAACTTCAGCAAGACAGTGGAAGTGGAGACCCCTCACTGTGCCATGTGCCTTTATAATGAGAAAGACACGAGAGCTAGGATCAAGAGAGGTTATGACAATCCCAACTTTATCTTGTCAGAAGTCAATGAAACAGACGACACCAAAATGTAG